The Lineus longissimus chromosome 2, tnLinLong1.2, whole genome shotgun sequence genome window below encodes:
- the LOC135503512 gene encoding TNF receptor-associated factor 4-like: MPELNGQLDGMSTPRSPVRTRSSSPARGTPSINGHRSNSASSNISGHSKNSYGSNLSNRPEVEVIFNTPLEKKYECPICCQVLRYPVQFEECGHRCCSSCLPELLRVAPRCPIDQMHVDREKIYVDKAFQKEVDNLLVKCSYHARGCSWTGNLMDLMVHIEDCEYVIISCPNACGVDFEKRFLDKHLNDDCTRRKVPCDYCGTCIYVDEEVDHLNECPKFPVTCPNGCKKTELIREELEVHMDTECPKQPVDCPFAAFGCEQKFHRKEIQDHLQSEPINHMHMVCDAMVDHKALIEKHEGDIQKHGEVIRRVDKKVDNLEKIYGVQFLWKIDNYEERLADAKSGKKTTLFSPPFYTHRHGYRLTMSACLNGDGKARNKYMSLFLCICKGDYDPLLVWPFSNRINFNLIDQCEDPAARRNITFSIKPNTVKENRPFLGRPVSERNASFGAQKFVELDTVNTLDYIRDDTIYLKVSIDLEDITPL; encoded by the exons ATGCCTGAGCTAAACGGGCAACTTGACGGAATGAGCACCCCGCGGTCTCCCGTGCGAACTCGGTCCTCCTCACCAGCCCGTGGGACACCCTCCATCAACGGACACCGCAGTAACTCGGCCTCTTCGAACATCAGCGGACACAGTAAGAACTCGTATGGGTCGAACCTGTCGAACCGGCCTGAGGTCGAGGTGATCTTCAATACGCCCCTGGAGAAGAAATATGAGTGCCCAATTTGCTGCCAAGTACTAAGGTACCCCGTCCAGTTCGAGGAGTGTGGTCATCGTTGTTGTTCGTCATGTCTGCCGGAACTACTGAG GGTTGCCCCAAGATGTCCAATAGACCAGATGCACGTGGACCGCGAGAAGATATACGTCGACAAGGCGTTTCAGAAAGAAGTGGATAACCTCCTGGTGAAATGCTCATACCATGCAAGAGGATGTTCGTGGACTGGAAACCTGATGGACCTTATG GTCCATATCGAAGACTGCGAATATGTGATAATATCGTGCCCCAACGCCTGCGGGGTGGATTTTGAAAAACGGTTCCTGGACAAACACTTGAACGATGACTGCACACGACGAAAGGTCCCTTGTGACTACTGCGGGACCTGCATCTACGTGGACGAAGAGGTGGACCATCTGAACGAGTGTCCAAAGTTTCCGGTGACCTGTCCGAACGGGTGTAAGAAAACCGAGCTCATCAGAGAGGAG CTAGAGGTTCACATGGACACGGAATGTCCCAAGCAACCAGTGGACTGCCCATTCGCTGCCTTTGGTTGCGAGCAAAAG ttTCATCGCAAAGAGATCCAAGATCACCTTCAAAGTGAGCCAATCAATCACATGCACATGGTCTGCGACGCCATGGTCGACCACAAGGCTCTTATAGAGAAGCATGAGGGAGACATCCAAAAACATGGTGAAGTAATAAGGAGGGTCGACAAAAAG gttGATAATCTGGAGAAGATATATGGTGTACAGTTCCTCTGGAAGATAGATAACTACGAAGAGAGGCTGGCTGACGCCAAGTCGGGCAAGAAGACGACCTTGTTTAGTCCGCCATTCTACACACATCGTCATGGATATCGGTTGACAATGTCTGCTTGTTTGAATGGTGACGGAAAAG CCCGCAACAAGTACATGTCGCTGTTCCTGTGCATATGCAAGGGCGACTACGACCCACTACTGGTATGGCCCTTCAGTAACCGTATCAACTTCAATCTTATCGACCAGTGCGAGGATCCCGCTGCCAGACGGAACATTACCTTCTCAATCAAGCCAAACACCGTCAAGGAAAATAGACCATTCCTCGGTCGCCCCGTCAGTGAACGTAACGCAAGTTTTGGGGCGCAGAAATTTGTGGAGTTGGACACTGTGAACACCCTTGATTATATCAGGGATGACACTATTTACTTGAAAGTTTCGATTGACCTGGAAGATATAACGCCGCTTTAG
- the LOC135503499 gene encoding methanethiol oxidase-like isoform X2: protein MGIDKQEKECCGAATGPGYSSPKDAMILGPKEKLLYIPCIRNGTSNKHLPDYLCTVDVDPASPTYCQVISRVDMPYVGDEIHHSGWNACSSCFDNSSKCRSKLILPSLISDRIYIFDTRTDEKNPKLFHIVEPEEIHAKCDLGTPHTVHCLGNGEVMISAMGDAEGNAKGGFIILDGEDFSVKGNWEAPGHNAKFGYDFWYQPYFNTMISTAWGEPKALKRGFDLKDVEAGKYGSELFVWDWEKHTIKQTINLGPDGLIPLEIRFMHDPLRSEGFVGCALSSTVFRFHQLANGEWAADKVIEVPGKKVEGWALPGMPGLITDILLSLDDKYLYFSNWLHGDIRQYDVTDPAHPKLAGQIFLGGSICKGDGVTVVEDKELTEQPDPFFMNGKRFYGAPQMLQLSLDGKRLFVTTSLFSPWDQQFYPQMIDHGSIMLQIDCDTKNGGLSLNKNFLVDFGLEPDGPVLAHEMRYPGGDCTSDIWLKEVIDKTSKL, encoded by the exons ATGGGAATAGATAAGCAGGAAAAGG AATGCTGTGGTGCGGCGACGGGGCCCGGCTACAGCAGCCCGAAGGATGCGATGATTCTTGGACCAAAGGAGAAGCTGCTCTACATTCCCTGCATCAGGAACGGCACATCAAACAAACATCTTCCTGATTACCTGTGCACGGTCGATGTGGACCCCGCCTCGCCTACATATTGTCAG GTGATCAGCAGGGTTGACATGCCCTACGTTGGCGACGAGATCCATCATAGCGGTTGGAATGCTTGCTCAAGTTGTTTTGATAATTCTTCTAAATGTCGCAGCAAGCTGATTCTACCATCGTTGATCAGTGACAGAATCTATATCTTCGACACAAGAACAGATGAAAAGAACCCCAAACTTTTTCAC ATTGTTGAACCAGAAGAGATTCACGCCAAGTGCGACCTTGGCACGCCGCACACTGTCCACTGCCTCGGCAACGGGGAGGTAATGATTAGCGCGATGGGAGACGCGGAGGGCAACGCTAAAG GTGGCTTCATCATTCTCGACGGTGAAGATTTCAGCGTGAAGGGCAACTGGGAAGCTCCTGGTCACAACGCCAAGTTCGGATACGATTTCTGGTACCAGCCTTACTTCAACACGATGATCAGCACGGCATGGGGCGAGCCAAAGGCCCTCAAGAGAGGATTTGACCTCAAGGATGTTGAAGCGG GGAAATACGGCAGCGAGCTGTTCGTGTGGGACTGGGAGAAGCACACAATCAAGCAGACGATCAACCTGGGCCCCGATGGTCTGATTCCCCTCGAGATTCGCTTCATGCATGACCCGCTCCGATCCGAGGGATTTGTTGGTTGTGCACTCAGTTCAACTGTCTTCCGATTCCATCAATTGGCG aatggtGAATGGGCAGCGGACAAGGTGATAGAAGTTCCCGGAAAGAAGGTGGAGGGTTGGGCTCTACCAGGCATGCCAG GCCTTATAACTGACATCCTGCTCTCTCTCGACGACAAGTACCTTTACTTTAGTAACTGGCTTCACGGAGACATCAGACAGTACGATGTCACCGACCCTGCACACCCCAAGTTGGCTGGACAG ATATTCCTTGGTGGTAGTATTTGTAAGGGAGATGGCGTGACGGTTGTTGAAGACAAGGAACTCACT GAGCAGCCGGATCCATTCTTCATGAACGGTAAACGATTCTACGGTGCGCCACAGATGCTCCAGCTCAGTCTTGACGGCAAGCGCCTGTTCGTCACAACCTCTCTCTTCAGTCCCTGGGATCAGCAGTTCTACCCACAGATGATCGA TCATGGGTCCATCATGCTGCAAATAGACTGTGACACAAAGAATGGCGGCCTGTCCCTCAACAAGAACTTCCTGGTGGACTTTGGCCTGGAGCCTGATGGCCCCGTACTCGCCCACGAGATGAGATACCCCGGCGGAGACTGCACCTCTGACATCTGGCTCAAAGAGGTCATTGATAAAACAAGTAAACTGTAG
- the LOC135503499 gene encoding methanethiol oxidase-like isoform X1, with protein sequence MFRKSLRPETIKHRECCGAATGPGYSSPKDAMILGPKEKLLYIPCIRNGTSNKHLPDYLCTVDVDPASPTYCQVISRVDMPYVGDEIHHSGWNACSSCFDNSSKCRSKLILPSLISDRIYIFDTRTDEKNPKLFHIVEPEEIHAKCDLGTPHTVHCLGNGEVMISAMGDAEGNAKGGFIILDGEDFSVKGNWEAPGHNAKFGYDFWYQPYFNTMISTAWGEPKALKRGFDLKDVEAGKYGSELFVWDWEKHTIKQTINLGPDGLIPLEIRFMHDPLRSEGFVGCALSSTVFRFHQLANGEWAADKVIEVPGKKVEGWALPGMPGLITDILLSLDDKYLYFSNWLHGDIRQYDVTDPAHPKLAGQIFLGGSICKGDGVTVVEDKELTEQPDPFFMNGKRFYGAPQMLQLSLDGKRLFVTTSLFSPWDQQFYPQMIDHGSIMLQIDCDTKNGGLSLNKNFLVDFGLEPDGPVLAHEMRYPGGDCTSDIWLKEVIDKTSKL encoded by the exons ATGTTCCGCAAGTCCTTGAGACCAGAAACGATCAAACACAGGG AATGCTGTGGTGCGGCGACGGGGCCCGGCTACAGCAGCCCGAAGGATGCGATGATTCTTGGACCAAAGGAGAAGCTGCTCTACATTCCCTGCATCAGGAACGGCACATCAAACAAACATCTTCCTGATTACCTGTGCACGGTCGATGTGGACCCCGCCTCGCCTACATATTGTCAG GTGATCAGCAGGGTTGACATGCCCTACGTTGGCGACGAGATCCATCATAGCGGTTGGAATGCTTGCTCAAGTTGTTTTGATAATTCTTCTAAATGTCGCAGCAAGCTGATTCTACCATCGTTGATCAGTGACAGAATCTATATCTTCGACACAAGAACAGATGAAAAGAACCCCAAACTTTTTCAC ATTGTTGAACCAGAAGAGATTCACGCCAAGTGCGACCTTGGCACGCCGCACACTGTCCACTGCCTCGGCAACGGGGAGGTAATGATTAGCGCGATGGGAGACGCGGAGGGCAACGCTAAAG GTGGCTTCATCATTCTCGACGGTGAAGATTTCAGCGTGAAGGGCAACTGGGAAGCTCCTGGTCACAACGCCAAGTTCGGATACGATTTCTGGTACCAGCCTTACTTCAACACGATGATCAGCACGGCATGGGGCGAGCCAAAGGCCCTCAAGAGAGGATTTGACCTCAAGGATGTTGAAGCGG GGAAATACGGCAGCGAGCTGTTCGTGTGGGACTGGGAGAAGCACACAATCAAGCAGACGATCAACCTGGGCCCCGATGGTCTGATTCCCCTCGAGATTCGCTTCATGCATGACCCGCTCCGATCCGAGGGATTTGTTGGTTGTGCACTCAGTTCAACTGTCTTCCGATTCCATCAATTGGCG aatggtGAATGGGCAGCGGACAAGGTGATAGAAGTTCCCGGAAAGAAGGTGGAGGGTTGGGCTCTACCAGGCATGCCAG GCCTTATAACTGACATCCTGCTCTCTCTCGACGACAAGTACCTTTACTTTAGTAACTGGCTTCACGGAGACATCAGACAGTACGATGTCACCGACCCTGCACACCCCAAGTTGGCTGGACAG ATATTCCTTGGTGGTAGTATTTGTAAGGGAGATGGCGTGACGGTTGTTGAAGACAAGGAACTCACT GAGCAGCCGGATCCATTCTTCATGAACGGTAAACGATTCTACGGTGCGCCACAGATGCTCCAGCTCAGTCTTGACGGCAAGCGCCTGTTCGTCACAACCTCTCTCTTCAGTCCCTGGGATCAGCAGTTCTACCCACAGATGATCGA TCATGGGTCCATCATGCTGCAAATAGACTGTGACACAAAGAATGGCGGCCTGTCCCTCAACAAGAACTTCCTGGTGGACTTTGGCCTGGAGCCTGATGGCCCCGTACTCGCCCACGAGATGAGATACCCCGGCGGAGACTGCACCTCTGACATCTGGCTCAAAGAGGTCATTGATAAAACAAGTAAACTGTAG
- the LOC135503533 gene encoding uncharacterized protein LOC135503533 codes for MSSGSGPLAGYVVLLMLSTIVVYGFPVHHVPSGNKLAPTPSITFLKKTMTRPKYSPFRENKELYYLRNAIIGSLKGVPDVLSESSGKSNNMNVIHKTGSSLVQVDSSVEKVPRGENNMSASGLRVQKRCVDCSGRDDDVTTERPVFMFDPLATAEVENVDEMEGVPPTNNSLIILPLMAIIVFIGTVCAKCCRWTQKDVRDVGFIVEAKPLKKNTIAKGIMQMHNFGLTARTNRSKKSKNLGVRAPEQFMFLPLLLGQSITVRPNNSLYTRAKTPPKTVSKRTGSGRQLQSLTETYDPGNDASEDTDEEKPFVGPGYKRQTSSQPGELALRKSVSPPSRGSKGSKSSSKRSRSTNQGSLDCPDIELDSSEEERLELEEQCRRGLAVLAHINPVPLASKPRRSSLASRSTCSSGSTKIFSGQKVSVQVDVHEGASGSAHDLKVPREQHGSRHSSADACVDTHDLIEHIEDYYGVDIRAFINLWQQRRRFANISDAVDLPTAATYARHHEITRSKSCKYPKKSKPYLKRQVSFPLDLPQSLDQDSHPPIQGSTPPMISRSVSTVEDDVFTMPEETLQITPVKHRQSNCGVQIKETVELSTIAVPDGPESFMLEELSNLPLSPAISHHSICDDSGYHNHSFSKLVTSQPGPPLHRTSSDDSAVATNLASESSQSNPDGSPREGSNTVRHSVEGCVVSLSLSDLTLQDRLNSQDGQDTCASDSMQRTPSLQMLVDCKESSQPLGASCHAQDHAHENGVFSKSGHKPKLKDIANHVNMSSVGSNDMSNDTEKLLGDNPTDGYNAESSRKHSKTRSGLFSSGKEVPVSFHLGEHGDGQHGCDRGGEDESSDHDESFDSSPNAPLLHYSIIKSRASSEKSTDRDLENNNEHLV; via the coding sequence ATGTCCAGCGGTAGCGGGCCTCTTGCTGGTTATGTGGTCTTGCTAATGCTGTCCACGATTGTGGTATATGGTTTTCCAGTACACCATGTACCATCAGGGAATAAGCTAGCTCCAACCCCGTCAATTACTTTTTTGAAGAAGACAATGACACGACCGAAATACTCCCCGTTTCGGGAGAATAAGGAACTGTATTACTTAAGGAACGCGATTATCGGGAGTTTAAAGGGTGTTCCAGATGTACTATCTGAAAGCTCAGGAAAAAGCAACAATATGAATGTGATACATAAAACGGGTAGTAGCCTAGTACAAGTGGACTCTTCTGTCGAAAAGGTACCGAGAGGCGAGAATAATATGAGCGCTTCCGGTCTGAGGGTACAAAAACGATGTGTTGACTGCTCTGGGAGGGACGATGACGTCACGACGGAGAGGCCAGTGTTTATGTTTGATCCACTTGCAACTGCtgaagttgaaaatgttgatgaaatggAGGGGGTTCCACCGACGAATAACTCTTTAATAATTCTTCCATTGATGGCCATTATTGTATTCATTGGGACTGTTTGCGCCAAATGTTGCCGCTGGACGCAGAAAGACGTTCGCGATGTAGGTTTCATCGTCGAGGCGAAACCTTTGAAAAAGAACACAATTGCAAAAGGCATCATGCAGATGCATAATTTCGGTTTGACAGCAAGGACAAATCGCAGCAAAAAGAGTAAAAACCTTGGTGTGCGGGCACCAGAACAATTCATGTTTCTTCCACTGTTGCTCGGTCAGTCCATAACGGTAAGACCCAATAATTCCCTCTACACCAGGGCTAAGACTCCGCCGAAAACTGTAAGTAAGCGTACAGGTTCTGGGCGACAGCTCCAATCGCTGACTGAAACTTACGATCCTGGTAACGATGCCAGTGAGGATACCGACGAAGAAAAGCCATTTGTTGGGCCTGGTTACAAGAGACAAACCTCGAGTCAGCCAGGAGAGCTTGCACTCAGGAAATCTGTGTCCCCGCCAAGTAGGGGAAGCAAAGGCAGCAAAAGTAGCAGCAAACGTAGTAGATCCACAAATCAGGGTAGCCTTGACTGCCCTGACATCGAATTGGATTCTTCCGAGGAGGAAAGGCTCGAGTTGGAAGAACAGTGTAGGAGGGGATTGGCCGTGTTAGCCCACATCAATCCAGTACCGCTGGCCAGTAAGCCGCGCAGGTCATCGCTCGCTTCTCGTAGTACATGCAGCTCTGGCTCAACCAAAATATTTTCCGGTCAGAAAGTCTCGGTGCAAGTGGATGTTCACGAGGGCGCGTCGGGTTCAGCACACGATCTCAAAGTTCCTCGCGAACAGCACGGTTCCAGACACTCCAGCGCTGACGCTTGCGTCGACACTCATGATCTTATTGAACACATTGAGGATTATTACGGTGTCGATATCAGAGCATTTATAAACTTATGGCAGCAACGTCGACGCTTTGCGAATATCAGTGATGCAGTAGATCTGCCCACTGCAGCAACTTACGCCAGGCATCATGAAATCACACGATCCAAATCGTGCAAGTACCCTAAAAAATCCAAGCCATACTTGAAACGCCAAGTGTCATTCCCCTTAGACCTTCCACAATCCCTGGATCAAGATTCCCATCCGCCTATCCAAGGTTCTACACCACCGATGATTTCACGTAGTGTCAGTACAGTTGAGGATGACGTATTTACAATGCCAGAGGAAACACTGCAGATCACTCCAGTAAAACACCGGCAAAGCAACTGCGGAGTCCAAATTAAAGAGACTGTCGAACTCAGCACCATTGCAGTTCCCGATGGTCCAGAGTCGTTTATGCTGGAAGAACTCAGCAATCTCCCGCTCTCTCCGGCCATCTCCCACCATTCCATTTGTGACGACAGTGGCTATCATAACCATTCGTTTTCCAAACTTGTGACCTCCCAACCGGGACCACCTCTCCACAGAACATCCTCGGACGACTCTGCTGTGGCTACTAACCTGGCCAGTGAGTCCTCTCAGTCGAACCCGGACGGATCTCCACGAGAAGGATCTAACACTGTTCGTCATTCTGTTGAAGGGTGCGTCGTCTCGCTCTCTTTGTCTGATCTCACCTTGCAGGATAGGCTAAACAGCCAAGACGGTCAAGATACATGTGCCAGTGATTCTATGCAAAGAACACCAAGTTTGCAGATGCTTGTCGACTGCAAGGAGTCGTCACAGCCGCTAGGTGCTAGTTGTCATGCTCAGGACCATGCGCACGAGAATGGTGTTTTCTCTAAAAGTGGCCATAAACCAAAGCTAAAGGATATAGCAAACCATGTGAACATGTCATCAGTAGGTTCAAATGACATGTCGAACGATACCGAAAAACTCCTCGGTGACAATCCGACTGATGGATACAACGCCGAATCCTCGCgcaaacactcaaaaacaagAAGTGGATTATTCAGTTCGGGGAAGGAGGTTCCGGTTTCCTTCCACTTAGGTGAGCATGGTGACGGTCAACATGGCTGCGACAGGGGTGGGGAGGACGAAAGCTCGGACCACGACGAGTCGTTCGATTCGTCCCCTAACGCTCCCCTTCTACACTATTCAATCATAAAATCGCGAGCGAGCAGCGAAAAATCCACTGACAGGGACTTGGAAAACAACAATGAACACTTGGTATAA